One Phocaeicola dorei genomic region harbors:
- a CDS encoding glycoside hydrolase family 127 protein: MKKIFLFLYTLLVFSGVYAQENKVKVEPVNGDKISLFSLKEVRLLDSDFKHIMDLNHAYMLSLEPDRLLSWFRREAGLTPKAQPYPFWESEYMNGHGPLPGHIMGFYLSGISMMYDSTGDTAILSRLSYILEELSLCQQAGGDGYLLPTICGRAIFENVLDGNFKTSNPFIETPYDKCWEPVYVMNKIMLGLYQVYMRCDLLQAKEILVKMADWFGYSVIDKLSHDDLQKLLVCEHGSINESFIDVYQITGEEKYLKWAQRLNDEDMWVPMSEGKDILEGWHANTQIPKFTGFESVYRYDSNERFTTAARFFWDTVVRKHTWVMGGNSTGEHFFAPEEFEHRIELNGGPESCNSVNMLRLTESLYCDYAEVEKVDYYEKVLFNHILANYDPDQGMCVYYTSMKPGHYKIYGTKYDSFWCCTGTGFEQTAKFGQMIYAHTDDALYVNMFIPSVVTWDKGISIHQETAFPDEGVTSLTVSGEAVFNLKIRCPYWVGSSSLNVIVNGKREKIKAGVDGYVSINRQWKDGDKVRIELPMKLEIVPLNEATHYLALKYGPIVLAARISDEHLSKDDFRSARSTVAMKDYPVIDVPAFIGDIRKIPAAVIRKKGEKLAFLCSKDNVVSKPVELVPFNTIHWSRYAVYFRHYDKKENYLAELKKSEQFKQEEDNLNKRTVDRVIIADAESEKMHKMEAVNSTAGENWRDASKGGYFMYEMKVRKEMEQSVCLQLLGSDSGNRIFDVLIDGKWIDTIDLSKPCKEGKGLYRCYIHIPAEYIKARKNVTVKFQAKNGCIAGGIFDVRIVSAISVQDM; the protein is encoded by the coding sequence ATGAAGAAAATATTTCTTTTTCTATATACCTTATTGGTCTTTTCCGGTGTATACGCACAAGAAAACAAGGTAAAGGTGGAGCCGGTGAATGGAGATAAAATTTCTTTGTTCTCTTTAAAAGAAGTCCGTTTACTGGATAGTGATTTTAAACATATCATGGACCTGAACCACGCCTATATGCTTTCTTTGGAACCTGACCGTTTGCTGTCTTGGTTTCGGAGAGAAGCAGGTTTGACACCTAAGGCACAACCCTATCCTTTTTGGGAATCTGAGTATATGAACGGGCATGGACCTTTACCGGGACATATTATGGGGTTTTATCTGTCTGGAATTTCTATGATGTATGATTCTACGGGAGATACTGCAATTCTAAGTAGATTAAGCTATATCTTGGAGGAGTTATCTCTTTGCCAGCAAGCTGGAGGTGATGGATATTTGTTACCTACTATTTGCGGTAGAGCTATTTTCGAGAATGTGCTGGATGGAAATTTCAAGACTTCTAATCCTTTTATTGAGACTCCTTATGACAAATGCTGGGAACCTGTGTATGTCATGAACAAGATCATGTTGGGGCTTTATCAGGTTTATATGCGATGTGATTTATTACAGGCAAAAGAAATATTGGTAAAGATGGCAGACTGGTTCGGCTATTCAGTCATTGACAAGTTATCACATGATGACCTTCAAAAATTGTTGGTGTGCGAGCATGGCTCTATCAATGAGTCTTTTATAGATGTTTATCAGATAACGGGTGAGGAGAAGTATCTTAAGTGGGCACAAAGACTCAACGATGAGGATATGTGGGTTCCCATGTCTGAAGGAAAGGATATATTGGAGGGTTGGCATGCTAATACCCAGATTCCTAAATTTACAGGTTTCGAATCTGTTTATCGTTATGATAGTAATGAACGTTTTACCACAGCTGCCCGTTTCTTTTGGGATACAGTAGTGAGAAAACATACTTGGGTGATGGGAGGTAACAGTACAGGAGAACATTTCTTTGCTCCTGAGGAATTCGAGCATCGAATAGAATTGAACGGGGGACCTGAATCTTGTAATTCGGTTAATATGCTTCGTCTGACAGAGAGTTTATATTGTGATTATGCCGAGGTGGAGAAAGTGGATTATTATGAGAAAGTCTTATTTAATCATATTTTGGCCAACTATGATCCTGATCAGGGTATGTGTGTGTATTATACTTCCATGAAACCGGGACACTATAAAATTTATGGAACTAAATATGATTCTTTTTGGTGTTGTACCGGGACGGGGTTTGAGCAAACAGCAAAGTTTGGGCAAATGATTTATGCTCATACAGATGATGCCTTGTATGTAAATATGTTTATACCATCGGTAGTTACATGGGATAAAGGAATCAGTATTCATCAGGAAACTGCTTTTCCTGATGAAGGTGTTACTAGTCTTACTGTTTCCGGAGAGGCTGTTTTTAATTTAAAGATACGTTGTCCTTATTGGGTGGGAAGTTCGTCACTCAATGTAATTGTAAATGGTAAGAGAGAGAAAATAAAGGCTGGTGTGGATGGATATGTTTCAATAAACAGGCAGTGGAAAGATGGAGATAAAGTACGGATAGAGCTACCTATGAAATTGGAAATAGTGCCTTTGAATGAGGCGACTCATTATCTTGCTTTGAAATATGGGCCTATTGTTTTGGCAGCTAGAATTAGTGACGAGCATTTATCGAAAGATGATTTCAGATCTGCACGTTCTACTGTTGCTATGAAAGATTATCCAGTGATAGATGTGCCGGCTTTTATAGGGGATATCCGGAAAATACCGGCTGCTGTTATCCGGAAAAAAGGAGAGAAGCTGGCTTTTTTGTGTAGTAAGGATAATGTAGTATCCAAGCCTGTAGAGCTGGTTCCTTTTAATACTATTCACTGGAGCCGCTATGCCGTATATTTTCGGCATTATGATAAGAAAGAGAACTATTTGGCCGAGCTGAAGAAATCGGAGCAATTTAAGCAAGAAGAGGATAACTTGAATAAAAGAACTGTAGACAGGGTCATTATTGCAGATGCTGAATCTGAGAAAATGCATAAAATGGAGGCAGTAAATTCTACAGCTGGTGAGAATTGGCGGGATGCTTCTAAAGGTGGATATTTTATGTATGAAATGAAAGTTCGGAAAGAGATGGAACAGTCTGTTTGCTTACAGCTTTTGGGAAGTGATTCGGGTAATCGTATTTTTGATGTTTTGATTGATGGTAAATGGATAGATACTATTGATTTGTCTAAACCTTGTAAAGAAGGAAAAGGACTGTATAGATGTTATATTCATATTCCTGCTGAATATATAAAAGCAAGAAAAAATGTAACAGTGAAATTTCAGGCAAAGAATGGTTGTATAGCTGGGGGGATTTTTGATGTAAGGATTGTGTCTGCCATTTCGGTTCAAGACATGTAA
- a CDS encoding two-component regulator propeller domain-containing protein: MKTFRLVFMILIMSGLIFQGRAHVCWDDLEFKQFSTPEGLPNSMVHQVYQDRDGYIWIPTFYGLFRYDGYEVRTYKSNLYTPGLLVNNNVLCVEEDYSHRLWIGTHEGLCMLDKRTGKMKKLQLDGVSKQRLNEIHVTKENRVYLGYIRGMAYYDEMQDTLALMTRKNCRGDVPESVNIQTLFEDVNGDLLIGTWKDGLYRYCIKENTFLHYPPLDEENSVLALFQDSRGVMWIGTSGSGLYKAHFSSDRKTVSFEGYRHDARNVSSLPSDYIYSIHEDLQTRSLWLGTREGVSVMELADEGKFINYQESGSTHYLPVREVNTVFRDRSGLMWIGTKGAGVFHVDTRKRSFNVIYPRGNDKSFTDLISTLYVEENGALWIGMGYGLDYQHGDKKVTLFPSKRPYHISYSPLTREVLLAVHDEGMIVCRDGQIIHQYKTSNCGFVPHDLVYLVHEDRKGNRWLCTYKGLGVRYRDGREYCFNRLSRADELLGREMTTMVEDNDGSLWLATNNNGIVHVTGDMERPESLQCKNYCMENGLLSVNTPLCFLLDRSGRIWVGTEGSGLCLYDVQNDCFKSVHKEFNLPGDMVGSMQEDNSGNLWLGTNQGLAKLTISGKEKGRVRIFTVADGLADNFFNQNASFYRDGTFYFGCSRGIVTFNSEVVEEKHADISLCITDILVDGRPLEQMSDKKRKEITPFTSDFTDRLVIPASYSHFTICFASLTYNRPQQNKYAYRLQGFDADWHYVDASSRTAYYSKLPAGEYVFQLRATNENGDWGDVREMEIIIEPPFWATWWAYFIYVLLAILFMVLIWWEIRRRLLLRNRRFLQEGETDKVHHLKLQFFTNIPSDEEKFLQDAVACVNRHLDDPDFDVPQFVDEMATSRTTLHKKLKSLTGLNTTGFVRSIRLKAACRMMDENPNFRISELAYKVGFNDPKYFSICFKKEFGMQPTEYSMKSGKNA, translated from the coding sequence GTGAAAACATTTAGACTAGTATTCATGATTCTGATAATGAGTGGATTAATATTTCAGGGGAGAGCTCATGTCTGTTGGGACGATCTAGAGTTCAAACAGTTTTCCACTCCTGAAGGATTACCGAATAGCATGGTTCACCAAGTGTATCAGGACCGTGACGGATATATTTGGATTCCTACTTTCTATGGATTGTTTCGTTATGATGGTTACGAGGTACGTACCTATAAATCAAATCTTTATACCCCTGGTCTTCTGGTTAATAATAATGTGCTTTGTGTGGAAGAAGATTATTCTCACCGGCTTTGGATTGGGACTCACGAGGGACTCTGTATGCTTGATAAACGGACAGGGAAGATGAAAAAATTGCAACTGGATGGAGTCAGCAAACAACGGCTGAATGAAATTCATGTAACAAAAGAGAACCGGGTTTATCTGGGGTACATCCGTGGAATGGCTTATTATGATGAAATGCAGGATACATTGGCTTTGATGACTCGGAAGAATTGTAGAGGGGACGTACCCGAATCTGTGAATATTCAAACTTTGTTTGAGGATGTAAATGGTGATTTGTTGATAGGTACCTGGAAGGATGGGCTTTATCGTTATTGCATAAAGGAAAATACATTTTTGCACTATCCGCCTTTAGATGAAGAGAACTCTGTTTTGGCTTTGTTTCAGGACTCTAGAGGGGTGATGTGGATAGGAACTAGTGGGTCCGGGCTGTATAAGGCCCATTTTTCATCCGATAGGAAAACGGTTTCTTTTGAAGGTTATAGACATGATGCCCGAAATGTTTCTTCTTTGCCGTCTGATTATATTTATTCGATTCATGAAGATTTACAGACACGTTCGTTATGGTTGGGTACTAGAGAGGGTGTTAGTGTGATGGAACTGGCTGATGAGGGAAAGTTTATCAATTATCAAGAATCTGGCTCTACACATTATCTTCCTGTCCGCGAGGTGAACACAGTCTTTAGGGATCGAAGCGGATTAATGTGGATCGGTACTAAAGGGGCTGGTGTCTTTCATGTCGATACTAGGAAACGTTCCTTTAATGTAATTTATCCTCGTGGCAACGATAAATCTTTTACAGATTTGATTTCTACATTGTATGTGGAAGAAAATGGAGCTCTTTGGATAGGTATGGGCTATGGATTGGATTATCAGCATGGAGATAAAAAAGTGACATTGTTTCCTTCGAAACGTCCTTATCATATTTCTTATAGCCCGTTAACCCGTGAGGTGTTGCTTGCTGTGCATGACGAGGGGATGATAGTTTGTCGTGACGGACAAATAATACATCAGTATAAGACCTCGAATTGCGGTTTTGTTCCTCATGATTTAGTGTATTTAGTTCACGAGGACCGTAAGGGAAACCGCTGGTTGTGTACCTATAAAGGACTTGGAGTGCGTTACCGGGACGGGCGTGAGTATTGTTTCAATCGTTTGTCCAGAGCAGACGAATTGCTTGGCCGGGAGATGACCACGATGGTTGAGGATAATGACGGCTCATTATGGTTGGCAACCAACAATAATGGTATTGTTCATGTTACAGGGGATATGGAACGTCCGGAATCGTTGCAGTGTAAGAACTATTGTATGGAGAATGGTTTGCTGTCGGTTAATACTCCTCTTTGTTTTTTGTTGGATAGAAGCGGACGGATTTGGGTCGGGACAGAGGGCAGCGGACTTTGTTTATATGATGTGCAAAATGATTGTTTCAAGTCTGTTCATAAGGAGTTTAATTTGCCCGGAGATATGGTTGGCAGTATGCAGGAAGATAATAGTGGTAATCTGTGGTTGGGTACCAATCAAGGGCTGGCAAAGCTAACCATATCCGGAAAGGAAAAGGGCAGGGTACGTATCTTTACAGTTGCCGATGGGTTGGCGGATAATTTCTTTAATCAAAATGCTTCTTTCTATCGTGATGGTACCTTCTATTTTGGATGCAGCAGGGGAATTGTGACTTTCAACTCGGAAGTGGTGGAAGAGAAACATGCTGATATTTCTTTATGCATAACTGATATCTTGGTGGATGGAAGACCATTGGAACAGATGTCGGATAAGAAAAGAAAGGAGATAACTCCTTTTACTTCCGATTTTACAGACAGATTAGTTATTCCTGCCTCATATTCCCATTTTACCATTTGTTTTGCATCGCTGACTTATAATCGTCCCCAGCAAAATAAATATGCGTACAGGTTGCAAGGCTTTGATGCTGATTGGCATTATGTGGACGCTTCCAGCCGGACTGCCTATTATTCCAAATTGCCTGCAGGGGAGTACGTGTTTCAGCTACGGGCAACGAATGAGAATGGTGATTGGGGTGACGTGAGAGAAATGGAAATTATTATTGAACCACCTTTCTGGGCTACTTGGTGGGCTTATTTTATTTATGTATTATTGGCTATACTGTTTATGGTATTGATATGGTGGGAGATTCGTCGGAGGCTGTTATTGCGTAATCGTAGGTTTTTGCAGGAAGGTGAGACGGACAAGGTGCATCATCTAAAATTGCAGTTCTTTACGAACATACCTTCGGATGAAGAAAAGTTTTTGCAGGATGCTGTCGCCTGTGTGAACCGTCATTTGGATGATCCCGATTTTGATGTTCCGCAGTTTGTAGATGAGATGGCAACCAGTCGTACAACGTTGCATAAGAAATTGAAATCTTTGACGGGATTGAATACAACTGGCTTTGTACGTAGTATCCGTCTGAAGGCGGCTTGCAGGATGATGGATGAAAATCCGAATTTCCGCATTTCCGAACTGGCTTATAAGGTCGGGTTTAATGATCCCAAGTATTTTTCTATCTGTTTTAAGAAGGAATTTGGTATGCAGCCTACAGAATATTCGATGAAATCGGGCAAAAACGCTTGA
- a CDS encoding glycoside hydrolase family 127 protein, with amino-acid sequence MKKTLVILFVAGVLAACKSTDSNKSDYQYKDVPFTNVHFSDNFWASRIETIRSVTVPFAFHKCEETHRIDNFAVAGKLMEGKFNSPYPFDDSDVYKIMEGAAYLLAVKEDKALDMYMDSLIHLIGAAQEPDGYLYTTRTIGGDSQHPWAGSKRWENERDNSHELYNVGHMYEAAVAHYLATGKRSFLDIAIKSANLLCNTFGPEEEKITVAPGHQEVEIGLVKLYRVTGDKRYLDLSQFFLEARGKYDKYDRNSEDQFRNGSYWQDHKPVIAQDEAVGHAVRATYMYAAMTDIAALKNERHFENAVGKLWDNVVGKKMYITGAIGSTRHGEAFGKNYELPNSTAYCETCASIANCMWNLRMFMLHGDAKYIDVLERSLYNGVLSGISLGGKKFFYPNVLSCDENGSERSEWFDCSCCPSNLARFIPSVPGYVYATSSKGFYVNLYGANHADVVLKNGKHVQVEQQTDYPWNGKIKLILTPETPEDFAVMLRIPGWVNSQPVPSDLYTYTRHDKGAVKITINGKPRDFVMEKGYAVLSGSWKQGDTIELSLPMDVHKVSANDKVATDVNHLAVERGPIVYCAEFADNGGTVLNYVLKPETAFEAAPASMLGGVEILKGTTERIIAENDFKEIKSVTDSILLIPYYARSHRGNGEMAVWLPSDENILKDQLKERARITDKVFIGKESSETAHQLKGENTHTGGPNTWRDASDGGWFSYTLRVDPVQPMELVLTYSSTDGGNREFEIFAEHEKIGEQKLRVETFSAWIDKVYPIPVDLTRGKSHVTVKIQALPGMIAGGVFGCRMQKQKK; translated from the coding sequence ATGAAAAAAACGTTGGTTATATTATTCGTCGCCGGGGTTCTTGCCGCGTGTAAGTCGACGGATAGCAATAAATCTGATTATCAATACAAGGATGTACCTTTTACCAATGTACACTTTTCTGATAATTTCTGGGCATCTCGTATTGAAACCATTCGTAGTGTTACCGTGCCTTTTGCTTTTCATAAATGTGAGGAAACTCATCGTATAGATAATTTTGCAGTAGCGGGGAAACTGATGGAAGGAAAGTTCAATTCCCCTTATCCGTTTGATGATTCGGATGTGTATAAGATAATGGAAGGAGCTGCTTACTTGTTGGCGGTGAAGGAGGATAAAGCGCTGGATATGTATATGGACAGTCTGATTCATCTGATAGGAGCTGCGCAGGAACCGGATGGTTATCTTTATACTACTCGTACTATTGGCGGGGATTCGCAACATCCGTGGGCTGGCAGTAAAAGATGGGAAAATGAACGTGACAACAGCCATGAATTGTATAATGTAGGACACATGTATGAGGCGGCTGTAGCTCATTATCTAGCTACCGGAAAACGTTCATTTCTTGATATAGCCATTAAGAGTGCGAATTTGTTGTGTAATACCTTTGGTCCTGAAGAAGAAAAGATTACTGTAGCGCCAGGGCATCAGGAAGTGGAGATTGGGCTGGTAAAGCTTTATAGGGTGACAGGAGATAAACGTTATTTGGATTTGTCACAATTCTTTTTGGAGGCTCGTGGAAAGTATGACAAATATGATCGGAATAGTGAGGATCAGTTCCGTAACGGATCTTATTGGCAGGATCATAAGCCAGTCATTGCTCAGGATGAGGCTGTAGGCCATGCAGTGCGGGCTACCTACATGTATGCTGCTATGACAGATATAGCCGCTTTGAAAAACGAGCGGCATTTTGAAAATGCTGTGGGTAAATTATGGGACAATGTAGTAGGGAAGAAGATGTATATTACCGGAGCTATTGGTTCAACTCGTCATGGAGAAGCGTTTGGTAAAAACTATGAGTTGCCTAATAGTACAGCTTATTGTGAAACATGTGCTTCTATTGCCAATTGCATGTGGAATTTACGCATGTTCATGCTGCATGGTGATGCCAAATACATTGATGTGCTGGAACGTTCTTTGTATAACGGGGTGTTGAGTGGCATTAGTCTGGGTGGAAAGAAGTTTTTTTATCCAAATGTCCTCTCTTGCGATGAAAATGGCTCAGAGCGTAGCGAATGGTTTGATTGTTCTTGCTGCCCTTCTAATCTAGCTCGTTTTATTCCTTCGGTGCCAGGGTATGTGTATGCCACTTCTTCCAAAGGATTTTATGTGAATCTGTATGGTGCCAACCATGCTGATGTAGTTCTAAAGAATGGAAAGCATGTACAGGTGGAACAACAGACGGATTATCCGTGGAATGGAAAGATAAAGTTGATATTGACTCCGGAAACCCCGGAAGATTTTGCTGTTATGTTGCGTATTCCGGGATGGGTAAATAGTCAGCCTGTACCTTCCGATCTTTATACTTATACCAGGCATGATAAAGGAGCCGTAAAAATTACAATCAATGGAAAACCCCGGGATTTTGTAATGGAGAAAGGATATGCCGTTTTATCCGGTAGTTGGAAACAGGGGGATACAATTGAACTAAGTCTTCCGATGGATGTCCACAAGGTTTCAGCAAATGATAAGGTTGCTACGGATGTGAATCATCTTGCCGTAGAGCGTGGCCCGATAGTTTATTGTGCAGAGTTTGCTGACAATGGAGGGACTGTATTGAATTATGTGCTGAAACCGGAAACGGCTTTTGAGGCTGCTCCTGCTTCTATGTTGGGAGGTGTGGAGATATTGAAAGGAACCACAGAACGCATTATTGCCGAGAATGATTTTAAGGAAATAAAGTCTGTGACAGATTCTATCCTGCTTATTCCTTATTATGCACGGTCTCATAGAGGAAATGGTGAAATGGCTGTGTGGCTTCCTTCCGATGAGAATATATTGAAAGATCAGCTAAAAGAACGTGCCCGTATTACGGATAAAGTTTTTATCGGTAAAGAAAGTTCGGAAACTGCGCATCAGTTGAAAGGTGAGAATACTCATACGGGAGGACCAAATACATGGCGTGATGCCTCGGATGGTGGATGGTTTTCGTATACCCTGAGAGTAGATCCGGTTCAACCGATGGAATTGGTTTTGACTTATAGCAGTACAGATGGAGGAAATCGTGAATTCGAGATATTTGCCGAACATGAAAAGATAGGGGAGCAAAAATTACGGGTGGAAACTTTTAGTGCATGGATTGATAAAGTGTATCCTATTCCTGTTGATTTAACTCGGGGGAAAAGTCATGTAACTGTTAAGATACAGGCTTTGCCCGGTATGATTGCTGGAGGTGTGTTTGGTTGCAGAATGCAGAAGCAAAAAAAATAG
- a CDS encoding family 43 glycosylhydrolase gives MKRYIMTTGLMCICVFCSLAQKQMMYGDTSRIGIPFSKDPHVVEFQGKYLMYYSIPPKQNGNAEAQGWGIGIAGSKNLKDWHRIGEIIPQTAYESKGLCAPGALVRNDTVHLFYQTYGNGAKDAICHAWSEDGIHFVRNATNPIFSPEGEWNCGRAIDAEVVFLKDRYYLYYATRTPDYSTQIIGVAMAPAHTDFSKQAWKSPVNHPVLVPEYPWEEKCVEGASVVQMGDEMFMFYAGAYNNRPQQIGVAKSSDGIHWTKLSNKPFLMNGDPGTWNCCESGHPHLFKTRKGKTYLFYQGNDDFGKTWFLSNMEVKWKNRHPFIAHYINQKAH, from the coding sequence ATGAAACGCTATATTATGACCACCGGATTGATGTGTATATGCGTGTTTTGTTCTTTAGCCCAAAAACAAATGATGTATGGAGATACAAGCCGTATTGGAATACCTTTTTCTAAAGATCCTCATGTAGTGGAGTTCCAAGGTAAATATCTGATGTATTATTCTATTCCTCCAAAGCAGAATGGAAACGCGGAAGCGCAAGGTTGGGGAATAGGCATTGCCGGGAGCAAGAATCTGAAAGATTGGCATCGTATTGGAGAAATCATACCTCAAACAGCTTATGAGTCTAAAGGGTTATGTGCTCCGGGTGCTTTGGTAAGAAATGATACGGTTCATCTATTCTATCAGACGTATGGTAATGGTGCTAAAGATGCTATTTGTCATGCATGGTCTGAAGATGGGATCCATTTTGTACGTAATGCTACAAATCCTATTTTTTCTCCGGAAGGGGAGTGGAACTGCGGGCGTGCCATCGATGCGGAGGTCGTTTTTTTAAAGGATCGGTATTATTTATATTATGCAACTCGTACTCCTGATTATTCTACCCAAATTATAGGAGTTGCAATGGCACCTGCACATACGGATTTTTCGAAACAGGCATGGAAGAGTCCGGTGAATCATCCGGTGCTTGTTCCCGAATATCCTTGGGAAGAGAAGTGTGTCGAAGGAGCATCTGTTGTGCAGATGGGAGATGAGATGTTTATGTTTTATGCCGGGGCCTATAATAATCGTCCTCAGCAGATTGGAGTTGCTAAAAGTAGTGATGGTATTCATTGGACAAAACTTTCTAATAAACCCTTTCTGATGAATGGTGATCCTGGAACATGGAATTGCTGTGAGTCCGGACATCCTCATCTCTTTAAAACAAGGAAAGGAAAAACATATTTATTTTATCAAGGGAATGATGACTTTGGTAAAACTTGGTTTCTTTCGAATATGGAGGTCAAATGGAAGAATAGACATCCTTTTATCGCTCATTATATAAATCAAAAAGCACATTAA